The following coding sequences lie in one Pontibacter sp. G13 genomic window:
- a CDS encoding lysophospholipid acyltransferase family protein produces the protein MKKLLGYVLTPLFLLGFGLVLGIFHPIQWICLKLGGYSWHKRSVDYLNWGLMRSLWVLGSHVRFSNPYDLPTDRPIIVVANHQSLFDIPPIFWHLRKHHVKFVSKKELAKGIPSISFNLKHGGNAIIDRKDSKQSLTELKRFAEYIEENNYCAAIFPEGTRSRTGKPKNFKQTGMKIMLKYAPSALIVPVAINRSWQLQRWGWYPMPVGVQPTWQVLEPIDPQGKSADAVIEEVEARVKSAIEGYKPQAEPV, from the coding sequence ATGAAGAAGTTGTTAGGATATGTGTTGACGCCCTTATTCTTGTTGGGATTCGGGTTGGTACTTGGGATTTTTCACCCTATTCAGTGGATATGTCTCAAGTTGGGTGGTTACAGCTGGCATAAACGGTCGGTTGACTACCTGAATTGGGGATTGATGCGGAGCTTATGGGTATTGGGGAGTCATGTGCGCTTTTCCAATCCTTATGACCTGCCGACAGATCGACCCATTATCGTCGTCGCCAATCACCAAAGCCTTTTTGATATTCCCCCCATTTTCTGGCATCTCAGAAAGCATCACGTGAAGTTCGTTTCGAAAAAGGAACTAGCGAAGGGGATTCCCAGTATATCCTTCAACCTCAAGCACGGAGGCAATGCGATCATTGACCGCAAGGACTCCAAGCAATCGCTGACAGAATTGAAGCGATTTGCCGAGTACATTGAGGAGAACAATTACTGCGCAGCCATCTTCCCGGAAGGCACTCGAAGTAGAACGGGCAAGCCCAAGAACTTCAAGCAGACTGGGATGAAGATCATGCTAAAGTATGCTCCTTCAGCATTGATTGTACCTGTAGCCATCAACCGCTCATGGCAACTGCAACGCTGGGGATGGTATCCAATGCCTGTGGGGGTACAGCCTACATGGCAGGTACTAGAACCCATTGATCCTCAAGGCAAATCAGCAGATGCAGTCATCGAAGAAGTAGAGGCACGCGTCAAATCAGCCATCGAGGGATACAAACCTCAAGCTGAACCTGTCTAG
- the recQ gene encoding DNA helicase RecQ, whose amino-acid sequence MDLQAAQVALKNTFGYDEFRPLQAEIITSILEGHDTLVLMPTGGGKSMCFQIPAIIQNGMCVVISPLIALMHDQVESLKSNGVQAAYLNSSQTFSEQQALIEEIMVANIKLLYVSPEKLLSQEFQSIISRVKVSLFAIDEAHCISSWGHDFRPEYTQLKLLKQNFPDTPVVALTATADKATREDIVSQLGMRNPNRFVASFDRPNLSLTVRPANKRVAAIIDFVRLRPNQSGIIYCLSRKSTEDVAAKLRAQGMQAEHYHAGMDAAKRHKVQEAFIHDRVPIICATIAFGMGIDKSNVRWVIHYNLPKNLEGYYQEIGRAGRDGLPSDTLLFYSYGDVFQLRKFAEDSGQSELMIAKLERMQQYAQAQVCRRRVLLGYFGDHPEKDCGNCDVCQDPPQRFDGTVIAQKALSAVYRLREQVGMGMLIDVLRGSAKKEITEKGYHQIKTYGAGADMNIAGWQSAILQLLDQGLLEIAYQDGHSLKLTAQSRSVLFDGKPVQMVRAQDSPQPVAAAKRIKPKSQKELFQEALFESLRKLRRKLAEEEGRPPYLVFNDASLEDMARKIPTSEPEMRSVSGVGESKWQTYGSVFIDHILGFIQKQSQTGDGPKLPTGTTHLVTYQYYREGKSVDEISQARQIGEGTVIGHLAKLYDEGYPVKVKDLILAEEIAEIQRAKAELGELQTLKPYYEFLEGTISYGKIKLGLILDQQASKA is encoded by the coding sequence ATGGACCTTCAGGCAGCCCAAGTCGCCCTCAAGAACACATTTGGTTACGACGAATTCCGCCCGCTGCAAGCGGAAATCATCACTTCGATCCTCGAAGGGCATGATACCCTCGTGTTGATGCCCACTGGAGGCGGTAAATCCATGTGCTTCCAGATTCCGGCGATCATCCAGAATGGGATGTGCGTGGTCATCTCTCCGCTAATCGCCTTGATGCACGATCAGGTGGAGTCCCTGAAATCCAATGGGGTGCAAGCGGCTTACCTCAATAGTAGCCAGACGTTTTCGGAGCAGCAGGCATTGATCGAGGAGATCATGGTCGCCAATATCAAGCTCCTCTATGTTTCGCCCGAAAAACTCCTCAGCCAAGAATTTCAGAGCATTATCTCCCGCGTGAAGGTCAGCCTATTCGCCATCGATGAGGCGCATTGTATCTCCTCTTGGGGCCATGACTTCCGCCCGGAGTATACCCAGCTGAAGCTTCTGAAGCAGAATTTTCCAGACACACCAGTTGTCGCACTCACCGCTACCGCCGACAAAGCCACTCGTGAGGATATCGTGAGCCAGCTGGGGATGAGAAATCCCAATCGGTTTGTAGCCTCCTTTGATCGACCCAATTTGAGCCTGACCGTCCGTCCAGCCAATAAGCGTGTGGCGGCCATCATAGATTTTGTCCGTCTTCGCCCCAATCAGTCCGGAATTATCTATTGTTTGAGCCGCAAAAGCACCGAAGATGTCGCCGCCAAGTTGCGCGCACAGGGTATGCAGGCAGAACATTATCACGCAGGGATGGATGCTGCCAAGCGCCACAAAGTGCAGGAGGCATTCATTCACGATCGAGTGCCGATCATCTGTGCGACGATTGCATTTGGGATGGGAATCGACAAATCCAATGTGCGTTGGGTGATCCACTACAACCTGCCCAAGAATCTGGAAGGCTACTATCAGGAGATTGGACGAGCAGGTCGCGATGGTTTGCCAAGTGACACCTTGTTGTTTTACAGCTACGGGGATGTCTTCCAGCTCCGGAAATTTGCTGAGGACAGCGGACAATCTGAATTGATGATTGCCAAGCTTGAGCGGATGCAGCAATACGCACAGGCCCAAGTTTGCCGACGTCGGGTGCTGCTGGGATATTTTGGAGATCACCCAGAAAAGGATTGCGGCAATTGTGATGTATGCCAAGATCCTCCACAGCGATTTGATGGAACGGTCATTGCCCAGAAAGCCCTATCCGCCGTGTATCGCCTGAGAGAACAGGTCGGGATGGGGATGTTGATCGACGTATTGCGCGGATCAGCCAAAAAGGAAATCACCGAGAAAGGCTACCACCAGATCAAGACCTATGGTGCAGGAGCCGACATGAATATCGCAGGCTGGCAAAGCGCCATTCTGCAACTGCTGGATCAAGGACTGCTGGAAATCGCCTATCAAGATGGGCACTCCCTGAAATTGACTGCACAGAGCCGATCCGTCCTCTTTGATGGTAAGCCTGTACAGATGGTCCGCGCTCAGGATTCGCCACAACCAGTCGCCGCCGCCAAACGGATCAAACCCAAATCACAGAAGGAGCTGTTTCAAGAGGCGCTCTTCGAGTCGCTCAGGAAGCTCCGACGCAAACTGGCCGAAGAAGAGGGCAGACCTCCGTATTTGGTATTCAACGATGCCAGCTTGGAGGACATGGCACGCAAAATTCCTACCTCCGAACCCGAAATGCGCAGCGTTTCCGGAGTCGGTGAAAGCAAATGGCAGACCTATGGCTCTGTATTTATCGACCATATTCTGGGATTCATCCAGAAGCAATCCCAGACCGGTGATGGACCCAAACTCCCGACTGGGACGACCCATCTCGTGACCTATCAGTACTACCGAGAAGGAAAATCTGTCGATGAAATCTCCCAAGCCAGACAAATCGGTGAGGGGACTGTCATCGGCCACTTGGCCAAACTCTATGACGAGGGGTATCCTGTGAAGGTCAAGGACCTGATCCTCGCGGAAGAGATTGCCGAGATCCAGCGAGCCAAGGCCGAACTCGGAGAGCTTCAGACGCTCAAGCCCTACTATGAATTTTTGGAGGGAACCATTTCCTATGGCAAAATCAAGCTCGGGTTGATTCTGGACCAGCAAGCGTCCAAAGCCTAA
- a CDS encoding SGNH/GDSL hydrolase family protein: protein MFRTILLLACMMGLQIQGWTQTYEIPADAQRILFLGNSITYQGTYIEFIDAYLTLKYPNRTFELINAGLPSETVSGLSERGHANGQFRRPDLHDRLARVLEMTQPDLVISNYGMNDGIYKPFNGRRFRKYRAGIEWLDAQVKAAGARIIHVTPPMFDARKDPKYAEVIARYAEWLLNKQETDDWKVMDIHGPMMEELAAERQDDPEFAFAKDGIHPNRAGHFVMAKALIAQLGEQAFADMAEFEAFIASNPQGGEVFEWVKKRQRMMKDAWLSAIGHAHPRMKQGLPLEEAQAKWVEIGAQIEALLQVVE, encoded by the coding sequence ATGTTTCGGACGATTTTGCTACTTGCCTGCATGATGGGATTGCAGATTCAGGGTTGGACCCAAACGTATGAAATCCCTGCGGATGCCCAGCGCATCTTGTTTTTGGGGAATAGTATCACCTATCAGGGTACCTACATCGAATTCATCGACGCATATCTGACCCTGAAATACCCGAACCGAACCTTCGAGTTGATCAATGCGGGCCTACCGAGCGAGACTGTTTCGGGCCTCTCTGAGCGCGGTCACGCCAATGGGCAATTCAGGCGTCCGGATCTGCATGATCGATTGGCGCGAGTGCTGGAAATGACCCAGCCAGATTTGGTGATTTCCAACTACGGGATGAATGATGGGATCTACAAACCCTTCAATGGGCGGCGCTTTCGGAAATATCGGGCGGGAATCGAATGGCTCGATGCGCAAGTGAAGGCTGCTGGCGCTCGGATCATCCATGTCACTCCGCCGATGTTCGATGCGCGGAAGGACCCGAAATATGCCGAGGTGATCGCACGGTATGCGGAGTGGCTGCTCAATAAGCAGGAAACGGATGACTGGAAGGTCATGGATATCCACGGTCCGATGATGGAGGAACTTGCCGCCGAACGCCAAGATGATCCTGAATTCGCATTTGCCAAGGACGGAATTCATCCGAATCGTGCGGGACATTTTGTGATGGCCAAGGCACTGATAGCTCAGTTGGGCGAACAGGCATTTGCAGACATGGCAGAATTTGAGGCGTTTATCGCTTCGAATCCACAGGGTGGGGAAGTGTTTGAGTGGGTAAAAAAGCGCCAGCGGATGATGAAGGATGCTTGGCTGAGTGCCATTGGACATGCGCACCCTCGGATGAAGCAGGGACTCCCGCTGGAAGAGGCACAGGCTAAATGGGTAGAGATCGGCGCCCAGATCGAGGCATTGCTGCAAGTGGTGGAGTAG
- a CDS encoding FAD-dependent oxidoreductase, producing MKRRNFFKRTFRGALGASIIPLAGTSCASAQGALDSEAPGSEPLNGASDPEQWHQMGTGKRPRPDRHKTLQYEVAVIGGGAAGMCAAISAARNGAKVILVQDRPVLGGNASSEIRVHLNGVNHLKNGLPERETGIIEEILLHNRFFNPQEAYPVWDHVLYDFVTREENIDLKLNTSAMRAIMKGDQIEAAYCWQMTTETAFTIKADLFIDCSGDGLLAATSGALYRTGREGKAEFNEKYAPAQPDGWQMGATVLLGSKDMGRPMPFEAPHFTIPFEADKAHKRRKLKPFEEGFWWVELGSDDDIIGDYEDNNHKLMGYAYGVWDYLKNSGLFPETENFALDWVSSLPGKRESRRFIGDYILCEPDMLGNKQFPDAVAFGGWSLDEHNPGGMLNLSEPPSYFHERFEEPYQIPFRSLYSHNVPNLLFAGRNISQTHIALSSSRIMATCALEGQAVGTAAALCLKKDVLPRMLGRQYISELQEQLLRDDAFIPNRPAQDSRDLAKQAHLIFADHTASGDAAKLNDGWSRDYNGEIHHWESDGLPARVQVEWIDHQTISQIEIKCDTNVQRNIMLRKDSLNNETFTNGIPKEMLKSLEVEAMVRGKWVKLGANTQNRTRLIKFHFDPVNTTAIRVVMNETYGKPNARLFEIRCYAAEADQG from the coding sequence GTGAAAAGAAGAAATTTTTTCAAACGGACCTTCCGAGGAGCCTTGGGGGCCAGCATCATTCCGCTGGCGGGAACCTCATGCGCTTCGGCTCAAGGAGCCCTCGACTCGGAAGCACCCGGATCGGAACCGCTCAATGGCGCATCCGATCCAGAACAATGGCATCAGATGGGGACGGGCAAAAGACCTCGTCCTGACCGCCACAAAACCCTCCAATATGAGGTGGCAGTCATTGGAGGAGGCGCTGCAGGCATGTGCGCAGCTATTTCCGCGGCCCGAAATGGCGCCAAAGTCATCCTCGTGCAAGATCGCCCGGTCTTGGGCGGCAATGCCTCCAGCGAGATCCGCGTCCATCTCAATGGCGTGAACCACCTCAAAAACGGGTTGCCTGAGCGTGAGACAGGCATCATCGAGGAGATTTTGCTGCACAATCGATTTTTCAATCCCCAAGAAGCCTATCCCGTCTGGGATCATGTCTTGTACGATTTCGTCACACGGGAAGAAAACATCGACCTCAAGCTCAATACCTCAGCCATGAGGGCCATCATGAAGGGCGACCAGATCGAAGCTGCCTACTGCTGGCAGATGACGACAGAAACCGCATTCACAATCAAGGCCGACTTGTTTATCGATTGCTCAGGAGATGGATTACTCGCAGCGACTTCAGGTGCTTTGTACCGCACCGGACGAGAAGGCAAAGCAGAATTCAATGAGAAGTACGCTCCCGCTCAGCCCGATGGCTGGCAGATGGGCGCGACCGTTCTTCTGGGCTCCAAAGACATGGGACGTCCCATGCCATTCGAAGCACCGCATTTTACCATCCCTTTCGAAGCAGATAAGGCCCATAAGCGCCGAAAACTCAAACCATTCGAAGAGGGCTTCTGGTGGGTGGAACTCGGAAGCGACGATGATATCATCGGAGATTACGAAGACAACAACCACAAACTCATGGGCTATGCCTACGGGGTTTGGGACTACCTCAAGAATTCAGGGCTCTTCCCCGAAACGGAAAACTTCGCCCTGGATTGGGTCTCCTCCCTTCCCGGCAAACGCGAATCCCGGAGATTTATCGGCGACTACATCCTCTGCGAACCCGACATGCTCGGCAACAAGCAATTTCCCGACGCGGTAGCCTTTGGGGGTTGGTCCCTAGATGAGCACAATCCGGGCGGCATGCTCAACTTGAGCGAACCTCCGAGCTATTTCCACGAGCGTTTCGAAGAGCCCTATCAGATTCCCTTTCGCAGTCTCTATTCACACAATGTCCCCAATCTCCTATTCGCAGGCAGGAATATCAGCCAGACGCACATCGCCCTTTCCTCTTCTCGGATCATGGCAACTTGTGCATTGGAAGGGCAGGCTGTGGGCACCGCAGCGGCATTGTGCCTCAAAAAGGACGTACTTCCCCGAATGTTAGGGAGGCAGTATATCTCCGAATTGCAGGAACAACTTCTACGAGATGATGCATTTATCCCCAATCGTCCAGCGCAAGATTCGAGGGATTTGGCGAAGCAAGCCCATCTGATTTTCGCAGACCATACCGCTTCTGGAGATGCTGCCAAGCTGAATGATGGGTGGTCCCGCGATTACAACGGGGAGATTCATCATTGGGAATCGGACGGCCTTCCGGCACGGGTTCAGGTGGAATGGATCGATCATCAGACCATTTCTCAGATCGAGATCAAATGCGACACCAATGTCCAACGCAACATCATGCTCCGCAAGGATAGCCTCAACAATGAGACATTCACCAATGGCATTCCCAAGGAGATGTTGAAATCACTGGAAGTAGAAGCGATGGTCCGTGGAAAATGGGTAAAATTGGGCGCCAATACTCAAAATCGCACGCGATTAATCAAATTTCATTTCGATCCGGTCAACACCACCGCCATTCGGGTCGTCATGAACGAAACTTACGGCAAACCCAATGCCCGACTTTTTGAAATCCGTTGCTATGCCGCTGAAGCTGATCAAGGCTAG
- a CDS encoding glycoside hydrolase family 2 TIM barrel-domain containing protein, which yields MMLPTESLWAQLSPSSPQTIRTYLSGHGKDDPVMWDFLCTDGRKSGEWTQIGVPSCWEQQGFGSYNYGKDPMEHRAQEVGHYRHTFEVPKAWKNQEVRIVFEGVMTDAEVKINGRSAGEIHQGAFYEFKYSITDLLEFGAENLLEVTVHKVSANESINFAEREADFWVFGGIYRPVYLETAPKDHIERVAIDAQASGEVMADLFLQGSKAETVRASLLDLQGNLVQKLEVELAKSSEKWTIQAQAQNIQTWNPERPKLYQLVIQLVDKKGRDLHTYTSRMGFRTVEVREGDGIYVNGVRIKFKGVNRHSFYPSSGRTTSKALSIEHAQMIKDMNMNAVRMSHYPPDVHFLDVCDSLGLFVIDEVCTWHSPHLDTEVGRKIVRETVTRDVNHPSILLWANGNETGWNTELDDDYAIWDIQQREVIHPWNIFRKTNTLHYMYFHGLYNDTEAQDRVLFPTEFLHGLYDGGHGAGLEDYWQVMWDHPLCAGGFLWDFADEGVVRTDWNDSLDTDGNHGADGIVGPYGEKEASYFTIKEIWSPLFIEKRIIRDGFNGIFRLENRYHYTSLDQCRMTAKWVKFPGPLGHSEATVIQEQAVHLPAIAPGMKGQIAVDKPSNWHTADALHLTAFDPDGQEIFTWTYPVQLPESVNEPLTEHTFKGPFEITRNEQEIHIQAANTLLAFSAKNGQLMGAKSKGTAIPLENGPVLLGQHAPIDTILVEQRPDRVILTAMFELKRRNQEWVKIAKYSADFIRWTIYPDGMVDLEVEMKNKKKVTGFKGITFSFPEAEVQGMKWLGDGPYRVWRNRMKGTQFQVWENDYNNTVTGESGFVYPEFKGFFSNLYWARIKGRHGNGFTVYCHTPYTYFRMLTPQNPSHDDRKRVSPEFPEGDISFLKNIPAIGNKFQTLDLLGPRSNPENFFGNSDEPLRFKLTFDFRPSTDAQVE from the coding sequence ATGATGCTGCCAACAGAATCTTTGTGGGCACAACTTTCGCCTTCCTCCCCGCAAACCATCCGGACCTATCTTTCCGGTCACGGCAAAGACGACCCGGTTATGTGGGACTTCCTCTGTACCGATGGCCGGAAAAGTGGCGAATGGACCCAGATCGGCGTTCCGTCCTGTTGGGAACAGCAAGGCTTTGGAAGCTACAATTATGGCAAGGACCCGATGGAACATCGGGCTCAAGAAGTCGGGCATTACAGACACACCTTTGAAGTGCCCAAAGCATGGAAAAATCAGGAAGTGCGGATTGTCTTCGAAGGGGTGATGACCGATGCGGAGGTGAAGATCAATGGCCGATCCGCGGGGGAGATTCATCAGGGGGCATTCTACGAATTCAAGTACTCGATCACGGATCTGCTTGAATTCGGCGCTGAGAATCTGCTGGAAGTAACGGTCCACAAGGTCTCTGCCAATGAATCCATCAACTTTGCCGAGCGAGAGGCGGATTTCTGGGTGTTCGGAGGAATCTATCGACCTGTATATCTCGAAACGGCTCCCAAGGATCATATCGAGCGAGTGGCGATCGACGCACAGGCTTCTGGCGAAGTTATGGCAGATTTGTTCCTGCAAGGCTCCAAGGCGGAAACCGTCCGGGCCAGTCTGCTGGATCTGCAAGGAAATCTCGTCCAAAAGCTGGAGGTAGAATTGGCTAAGTCTTCGGAGAAATGGACGATTCAAGCTCAGGCGCAAAACATCCAAACTTGGAATCCCGAGCGGCCGAAGCTCTATCAATTGGTGATTCAGCTCGTGGATAAGAAAGGCAGGGATTTGCACACATACACGAGCCGCATGGGTTTTCGGACAGTGGAGGTGCGCGAAGGAGACGGCATCTATGTCAACGGTGTCCGCATCAAATTCAAGGGTGTGAACCGGCATTCTTTTTATCCAAGTTCAGGAAGGACGACTAGCAAGGCGCTGAGTATCGAGCATGCTCAGATGATCAAGGACATGAATATGAATGCCGTCCGGATGTCGCATTATCCGCCGGATGTACACTTTCTGGATGTCTGTGATTCATTGGGGCTGTTTGTCATCGACGAGGTCTGTACGTGGCATAGTCCGCATCTGGATACCGAGGTGGGCCGCAAAATCGTCCGTGAAACGGTTACTCGCGACGTCAATCATCCTTCCATTCTCCTATGGGCAAACGGCAATGAAACAGGCTGGAACACCGAACTGGACGATGACTACGCCATCTGGGACATCCAGCAACGCGAGGTTATTCATCCGTGGAACATCTTCCGGAAGACCAATACGCTCCACTACATGTATTTCCACGGGCTGTACAACGACACCGAGGCGCAGGATCGAGTGCTGTTTCCCACGGAATTTCTTCACGGACTATACGATGGCGGTCATGGTGCCGGATTGGAGGATTATTGGCAGGTGATGTGGGACCATCCATTGTGTGCGGGGGGATTCCTCTGGGACTTTGCTGACGAAGGCGTTGTGCGGACGGATTGGAACGACAGCCTGGACACCGATGGCAATCATGGCGCGGACGGCATTGTCGGACCTTATGGCGAAAAGGAAGCGAGCTATTTCACCATCAAGGAAATTTGGTCCCCCCTCTTCATCGAAAAGCGAATCATCCGGGACGGCTTCAATGGCATCTTCCGTCTCGAAAATCGATACCACTATACTTCCTTGGACCAATGCCGCATGACGGCCAAATGGGTCAAATTTCCTGGACCATTGGGGCATTCTGAAGCTACGGTCATTCAGGAGCAAGCAGTGCATCTGCCGGCCATTGCACCGGGTATGAAAGGTCAAATAGCAGTGGATAAGCCCAGCAATTGGCATACGGCAGATGCCCTTCACCTCACGGCATTTGATCCCGACGGACAGGAAATTTTCACTTGGACTTATCCCGTCCAACTTCCCGAATCGGTCAATGAGCCCCTTACTGAGCATACGTTCAAAGGACCATTTGAAATCACCCGAAACGAACAGGAAATCCATATTCAGGCTGCGAATACGTTGCTTGCCTTCTCTGCGAAAAATGGTCAATTGATGGGGGCTAAATCCAAGGGAACCGCTATCCCGTTGGAGAACGGACCGGTTCTATTGGGGCAACATGCGCCGATAGACACCATCTTGGTGGAACAGCGACCTGATCGTGTCATCCTTACGGCGATGTTCGAGCTCAAGCGCCGCAATCAGGAGTGGGTGAAGATCGCCAAGTACAGCGCCGATTTCATCCGATGGACGATTTATCCGGACGGCATGGTCGATCTGGAGGTGGAAATGAAAAACAAGAAGAAGGTGACGGGATTCAAGGGAATTACCTTTTCGTTTCCCGAGGCCGAGGTGCAAGGGATGAAATGGCTCGGAGATGGGCCTTATCGCGTCTGGCGAAATCGAATGAAGGGGACGCAGTTTCAGGTGTGGGAAAATGACTACAACAACACCGTTACAGGAGAATCTGGATTTGTCTATCCGGAGTTCAAAGGCTTCTTCTCCAACCTGTACTGGGCGCGGATCAAGGGCCGTCACGGGAATGGATTTACGGTCTATTGCCACACGCCCTACACGTATTTTCGAATGCTTACGCCCCAGAATCCCAGTCATGATGACAGGAAGCGCGTGAGCCCCGAGTTTCCGGAGGGAGACATTTCCTTTCTCAAGAACATCCCGGCCATCGGCAACAAATTCCAGACCCTGGATCTGTTGGGGCCTCGCAGCAATCCCGAGAACTTTTTCGGCAATTCAGACGAGCCGTTGCGCTTCAAGCTGACCTTTGATTTCCGCCCTTCCACAGATGCCCAAGTGGAGTAA
- a CDS encoding alpha-L-fucosidase, with protein MKYLAAICGFLFLGISACTPPRQLTQAQREYSPTHESLSQHVAAPEWFADSKLGIYFHWGPYSVPAFGSAWYPRNMYLEKGRVRKHHEETYGPIEEFGYEDFIPLFTAEHFDPEDWAELFEMAGAKFAGPVAQHHDGFAMWDSEVNPWNAQDMGPQRDILGELFQSLNARGMKTIATFHHARLGQRNAETPEFWGRNGYNSHYPYHPDLPTATTDPQLRKLFGNFEEIDEFNQYWLDQVKEVVDKYAPDVIWYDSWLNLIPEEQRLEMVAHHFNGGINQGKEVVICHKQDDLPLDYSILDIEQGGRKDVHPLPWMTDITLGESRWMYVEGHPYKSAALVLRNMIDVWSKNGIVLLNVSPTAQGVINQEQRAVLKELGDWLRIHGEAVYGTRPHTIFGYGPAKAVDGSHGGQSSKIQYTAEDVRFTVAKDQSAMYVFFLGKPEPGQRIQMRAIGGFHRNIPSGPIKRATILGSGTEIEWERTPESFYLTMPESGMNELATVVKFELGEAW; from the coding sequence ATGAAATATCTTGCCGCGATATGCGGATTCCTGTTCCTCGGAATCAGCGCCTGTACGCCTCCTCGCCAATTGACTCAAGCCCAGAGGGAATATTCCCCAACCCACGAATCGCTCAGCCAGCATGTCGCCGCGCCCGAGTGGTTTGCCGATTCGAAGCTGGGAATATATTTCCACTGGGGGCCATACAGCGTGCCTGCGTTTGGAAGCGCTTGGTATCCCCGCAACATGTATTTGGAGAAAGGACGCGTGCGCAAACACCACGAAGAGACGTATGGACCCATTGAGGAATTTGGGTATGAGGATTTCATCCCACTGTTCACGGCGGAGCATTTCGATCCCGAAGACTGGGCGGAATTGTTTGAAATGGCCGGAGCCAAATTTGCCGGCCCTGTCGCGCAGCACCACGATGGCTTTGCGATGTGGGACAGCGAGGTGAATCCGTGGAATGCACAAGACATGGGCCCTCAGCGCGATATTTTGGGGGAATTGTTCCAATCGCTGAATGCCCGAGGCATGAAGACCATTGCCACGTTTCACCATGCCCGGTTGGGGCAGCGCAACGCAGAAACGCCTGAGTTTTGGGGCAGAAACGGCTACAACAGCCATTATCCCTACCATCCAGATCTGCCGACTGCGACCACCGACCCCCAGCTCCGGAAGCTCTTTGGCAATTTCGAAGAGATCGACGAATTCAATCAATATTGGCTGGATCAAGTCAAGGAAGTCGTGGACAAATACGCCCCCGATGTGATCTGGTATGACTCCTGGCTCAATCTCATTCCCGAAGAACAGCGGCTTGAAATGGTCGCACACCACTTTAATGGCGGTATCAATCAGGGCAAGGAGGTCGTCATTTGCCACAAGCAGGACGACCTTCCTTTGGACTACAGCATCCTCGATATCGAGCAAGGCGGCCGCAAAGACGTGCATCCCCTGCCTTGGATGACCGACATCACCTTGGGAGAAAGCCGCTGGATGTACGTGGAGGGCCATCCCTACAAATCCGCAGCGCTCGTCCTTCGAAACATGATCGACGTCTGGAGCAAAAATGGGATCGTGCTACTCAATGTATCTCCCACTGCCCAAGGCGTCATCAACCAAGAGCAACGCGCGGTTCTGAAGGAATTGGGAGATTGGCTCCGCATTCACGGCGAGGCGGTCTATGGCACCCGTCCACACACGATTTTTGGATATGGCCCCGCCAAAGCCGTGGACGGTTCGCACGGCGGTCAATCCTCCAAGATCCAGTACACCGCTGAGGACGTGAGATTCACGGTGGCCAAGGACCAATCCGCGATGTATGTCTTCTTCTTGGGGAAGCCCGAGCCCGGCCAACGAATCCAGATGCGCGCGATCGGCGGATTTCACCGGAACATCCCGTCCGGCCCCATCAAGCGCGCAACCATTCTCGGCAGCGGCACCGAAATCGAGTGGGAGCGCACCCCCGAAAGCTTCTACCTCACCATGCCCGAATCCGGCATGAACGAGTTGGCGACCGTCGTGAAATTTGAGCTGGGGGAGGCTTGGTAG
- a CDS encoding Dabb family protein, whose amino-acid sequence MKNLAIRIGAAACLFASFTACSSPTTETVEETTVIVEKVETSDPKFVHSVYFWLKEGISDEDRAIFEEGVEVLGTISTVRDIEYGKPAGTPREVVDNSYDYAVIVSFDDVAGHDAYQVDKIHTDMIAEIGHLWEKVQIYDMIKK is encoded by the coding sequence ATGAAAAACCTAGCTATTCGTATCGGGGCAGCTGCCTGTTTGTTCGCCAGCTTCACGGCATGCTCCTCCCCCACCACCGAGACCGTGGAAGAAACCACCGTCATTGTCGAGAAGGTCGAGACCTCCGATCCCAAATTTGTTCACTCTGTGTACTTCTGGCTCAAGGAGGGAATCTCCGATGAAGACCGGGCGATCTTCGAGGAAGGGGTGGAAGTATTGGGAACCATCTCCACCGTGCGCGATATCGAGTATGGCAAACCTGCCGGAACGCCTCGCGAGGTCGTGGACAATTCCTATGACTATGCGGTAATCGTCTCCTTCGACGATGTAGCCGGGCACGACGCCTATCAAGTCGACAAGATCCACACCGATATGATCGCCGAAATCGGCCATCTTTGGGAAAAGGTGCAGATCTACGACATGATCAAAAAATAA